A DNA window from Pseudodesulfovibrio thermohalotolerans contains the following coding sequences:
- a CDS encoding ABC transporter permease yields the protein MFQEAIIPLDQWVSVGVDWLVDYHREFFQMLKWPVDKLLTGFEHGLTSLHPLIVITVVCFLALKFSGKRLALFSLLAMLLVGFLGLWEDTMTTLAMVLSSVVICAVIGIPLGIMSGRSDKFEAGLRPVLDAMQTTPAFVYLVPIVMLFSVGNVAGVLATIIFALPPIIRLTGLGIRQVHPELVEAAQAFGATRTQVLFKVQIPLAMPTILAGLNQTIMMALSMVVIAALIGAGGLGSPVILGLNTLDIGRAVVGGVGIVLMAIVLDRITQSMAKRK from the coding sequence ATGTTTCAAGAAGCGATAATACCTCTCGACCAATGGGTTTCGGTAGGCGTGGACTGGCTGGTGGACTATCACCGCGAGTTCTTCCAAATGCTCAAATGGCCCGTGGACAAGCTGCTTACCGGCTTTGAACACGGCCTGACCTCACTGCACCCGCTCATCGTCATCACCGTGGTCTGCTTCCTGGCCTTGAAGTTCTCCGGCAAGCGGCTGGCCCTCTTCTCCCTGCTGGCCATGCTCCTCGTGGGCTTCCTTGGGCTGTGGGAGGACACCATGACGACTCTGGCCATGGTCCTGTCGTCCGTGGTCATCTGCGCCGTGATCGGCATTCCCCTCGGCATCATGTCCGGCCGCAGCGACAAATTCGAGGCCGGTCTGCGGCCCGTGCTCGACGCCATGCAGACCACACCCGCCTTCGTCTATCTCGTGCCCATCGTCATGCTCTTCTCCGTGGGCAACGTGGCGGGCGTGCTGGCCACCATCATTTTCGCCCTGCCGCCCATCATCCGGCTGACCGGATTGGGCATCCGCCAGGTCCACCCGGAACTGGTGGAGGCGGCCCAGGCGTTCGGAGCCACTCGCACGCAGGTGCTCTTCAAGGTCCAGATTCCCCTGGCCATGCCGACCATCCTCGCTGGCCTGAACCAGACCATCATGATGGCCCTTTCCATGGTCGTCATCGCCGCGCTCATCGGCGCGGGCGGACTCGGCTCCCCGGTCATCCTCGGGCTGAACACCCTGGACATCGGCCGCGCCGTTGTCGGCGGCGTGGGCATCGTGCTCATGGCCATCGTCCTGGACCGCATCACTCAATCAATGGCAAAGAGAAAATAA
- the proX gene encoding glycine betaine/L-proline ABC transporter substrate-binding protein ProX yields the protein MKLMHRTLAVLFAALIATSAMAMDMKPGKGVTVRPARATWNTGFFQEALARRGLEELGYEVEKPKDLQNPIAYKSIYLGDIDYWCNGNFPLHNPQLPKNFDKRAMILDPIIKAGGMQGYLVSKKEVDKFGIKSLDDFKRPEVVKAFDLNGDGKADLTACPPGWGCEKVITKHMETYGLDDYIKPNKASYEAGMASAIGAYKSGKPVFFYTWTPNWTVYKLKPGKDVMWINVPEKGNIGSTVSGVTGAVSDPLHPGFIVYDITVVANKKFMEKNPAAATFLKNFKLTIDDVSAQNTRMNEGEKSDKDIAKHVDEWIAAHQDTWNGWLDAARKAAQ from the coding sequence ATGAAACTTATGCATCGCACCCTGGCCGTTCTGTTCGCGGCCCTGATCGCGACTTCCGCCATGGCCATGGACATGAAGCCCGGCAAGGGCGTCACCGTCCGTCCAGCGCGCGCCACCTGGAACACCGGCTTCTTTCAGGAAGCCCTTGCACGCCGAGGCCTGGAGGAACTGGGCTACGAAGTGGAAAAGCCCAAAGACCTGCAGAACCCCATCGCCTACAAATCCATCTACCTCGGCGATATCGACTACTGGTGCAACGGCAACTTCCCGCTGCACAACCCCCAATTGCCCAAGAACTTTGACAAGAGAGCCATGATCCTCGACCCGATCATCAAGGCCGGCGGTATGCAGGGCTACCTTGTGTCCAAGAAGGAAGTGGACAAGTTCGGCATCAAATCCCTGGATGATTTCAAGCGCCCCGAAGTGGTCAAGGCGTTCGATCTGAACGGCGACGGCAAGGCCGACCTGACCGCCTGCCCTCCGGGCTGGGGATGCGAAAAGGTTATCACCAAGCACATGGAAACATACGGCCTGGACGACTACATCAAGCCCAACAAGGCCTCTTATGAAGCGGGCATGGCCTCGGCCATCGGCGCGTACAAGTCCGGCAAGCCGGTTTTCTTCTACACCTGGACACCCAACTGGACCGTGTACAAGCTCAAGCCCGGCAAAGACGTCATGTGGATCAACGTGCCCGAAAAAGGCAACATCGGAAGCACTGTTTCCGGCGTGACCGGCGCGGTCAGCGACCCCCTGCACCCGGGATTCATCGTTTACGACATCACCGTCGTGGCCAACAAGAAGTTCATGGAGAAGAATCCGGCGGCCGCCACCTTCCTCAAGAACTTCAAGCTGACCATCGATGACGTCAGCGCGCAAAACACCCGCATGAACGAAGGCGAAAAGTCCGACAAGGACATCGCCAAGCACGTGGATGAATGGATCGCCGCCCACCAGGACACCTGGAACGGCTGGCTCGACGCCGCCAGAAAAGCGGCCCAATAA
- a CDS encoding sigma-54 dependent transcriptional regulator: MPSRITSGNWLSNWMRKHFPWLVRRLGLRGKLLLAMMPSIVGILLFTGWASYKVSDEFIEIALSRTVRQNTMAVAHEMEQYLDGCRSDLLFFAGGRTDAASLHDAFKRLLKSGGKPYFELCYLPSTGGKPVVLVRQDDAVREIDPAGLDRVRPSLFAELDRMESIKPGGVAISEIFEVTYPMPTEDNANRYRTANVVRFYTTCPGNGTEPPGLLFMSVEATTLRNILSWYNSRKSPLWAFPRSDELRFSFFFNNNGWILFQSADYAKRNGKLTTFLAREGFDGSLGKPGNAAAFRPNEKHTLYWNAVAAVREGGSGLSRVKETVSHESGVDSHYFSFAPVLFRADPSGPPTVCGGVVFVDRSQLPIIAGYKNMDVMLFVTIGGIVVISVLIFLFGRILTKPVRELAMCMNNLDSLEEMEEINLPYRGYDITMLQDSINNIIRRVKRQVVEIQAKDEAILNVNNREPVSLEREREVLMENELSRIPEIVGVGAATANLKVNILKAAQVEVDVLIAGETGTGKQLVAEAIHAHSSRAEKPFVSINCGALDENLLLDALFGHVKGAFSEAKDDRNGAFVEADGGILFLDEVQSASPKVQQSLLRALASRKINPLGSDREVTVDVRILAATNVDIPSLIEDNTFREDLYYRLKVISINTPALRDNRENIPLLSVYYLKQAEALAGREHLELSKGALAKLVSHDWPGNVRELVNCITRAAVMAETDVIQPEEIRLESDFGTWSAPSRHEEPSANDVSNSVASEASPASAAQPASSEDLGLNPRQKEAWDVIRRQGTVTRKQYQDLVGGNLPTRTAIYDLQDFVKRGILVKKGKGPSTRYEVVCE; the protein is encoded by the coding sequence ATGCCGTCACGGATCACCTCTGGCAACTGGCTTTCAAACTGGATGCGGAAGCATTTCCCCTGGCTGGTGCGCAGGCTCGGGCTGCGGGGTAAATTGCTTCTGGCCATGATGCCTTCCATCGTGGGCATATTGTTGTTCACGGGCTGGGCCTCATATAAGGTCTCGGACGAATTCATTGAAATCGCGCTGAGCCGCACCGTGCGCCAGAACACCATGGCCGTTGCGCACGAGATGGAACAGTATCTGGACGGCTGCCGTTCGGACCTGCTGTTTTTTGCCGGCGGGCGGACGGATGCCGCAAGCTTGCACGACGCGTTCAAGCGGTTGCTGAAATCGGGCGGCAAACCCTACTTCGAGCTTTGCTATCTTCCGTCAACGGGCGGAAAGCCCGTGGTCCTGGTCCGCCAGGACGATGCCGTTCGCGAGATCGACCCGGCCGGGCTGGACCGCGTGCGGCCCTCCCTTTTTGCGGAACTGGACCGTATGGAGTCCATCAAGCCGGGTGGCGTGGCCATTTCGGAAATATTCGAAGTGACCTATCCCATGCCCACGGAGGACAACGCCAATCGCTACAGGACCGCCAACGTGGTTCGATTCTATACCACCTGCCCCGGGAACGGAACCGAACCTCCAGGCCTTTTGTTCATGTCCGTGGAGGCCACTACCCTGCGCAACATCCTCTCCTGGTACAATTCACGCAAATCTCCGTTGTGGGCCTTTCCCCGCAGCGACGAGCTCCGCTTCAGCTTTTTCTTCAACAATAATGGGTGGATTCTTTTTCAGTCCGCGGACTACGCCAAGCGCAACGGCAAGTTGACCACCTTTCTCGCCCGTGAAGGATTTGACGGTTCGTTGGGCAAACCCGGCAACGCGGCCGCGTTCCGGCCCAACGAGAAGCACACCCTCTATTGGAACGCCGTGGCCGCAGTACGCGAGGGCGGAAGCGGCCTGAGTCGGGTCAAGGAGACGGTCTCCCACGAATCCGGCGTGGATTCCCATTATTTCAGCTTTGCCCCGGTCCTTTTCCGGGCTGACCCGTCCGGCCCGCCCACGGTCTGCGGCGGCGTGGTCTTCGTGGATCGTAGTCAATTGCCGATTATCGCGGGCTATAAGAACATGGATGTCATGCTTTTCGTGACCATCGGCGGCATCGTGGTCATTTCCGTCCTCATTTTCCTTTTCGGGCGGATTCTGACAAAGCCTGTACGCGAATTGGCGATGTGCATGAATAATTTGGATTCATTGGAGGAAATGGAGGAAATTAATTTGCCCTACAGAGGGTACGATATCACCATGCTCCAGGATTCCATCAACAATATCATCCGTCGGGTCAAACGGCAGGTGGTGGAGATTCAGGCCAAGGACGAGGCCATTCTCAACGTGAACAATCGGGAGCCGGTTTCGTTGGAACGCGAGCGCGAAGTGCTCATGGAGAACGAGTTGAGCCGTATCCCGGAGATCGTCGGCGTGGGGGCGGCCACGGCCAACCTCAAGGTCAACATCCTCAAGGCCGCCCAGGTTGAGGTGGATGTGCTCATCGCGGGCGAGACCGGCACCGGCAAGCAGCTCGTGGCCGAGGCCATCCATGCCCATTCCAGTCGGGCGGAAAAGCCGTTCGTCTCCATCAATTGCGGCGCGTTGGACGAGAATCTGCTCCTCGATGCCCTGTTCGGCCATGTCAAGGGCGCTTTCTCCGAGGCAAAGGATGACCGCAACGGCGCCTTTGTCGAGGCCGACGGCGGCATTCTGTTTCTGGACGAGGTTCAGTCCGCTTCACCGAAGGTTCAGCAATCGCTTCTTCGTGCGCTCGCCTCGCGCAAGATCAATCCGCTGGGCAGCGACCGGGAGGTTACCGTGGATGTGCGCATCCTGGCCGCCACAAACGTGGATATCCCGTCCCTCATCGAGGACAACACCTTCCGCGAGGATCTGTATTACCGGCTCAAGGTCATTTCCATCAACACGCCCGCCCTGCGCGACAACCGCGAAAACATCCCGCTGTTGTCCGTGTATTATCTTAAACAGGCCGAAGCCCTGGCCGGGCGCGAGCACCTGGAGCTGAGCAAGGGCGCGCTGGCAAAGCTCGTGTCCCACGACTGGCCCGGCAACGTCCGCGAGCTGGTCAACTGCATCACCCGCGCCGCGGTCATGGCCGAAACGGACGTCATCCAGCCCGAGGAGATTCGGCTGGAAAGCGATTTCGGCACCTGGTCCGCGCCGTCGCGGCACGAGGAACCGTCCGCCAACGACGTGTCCAATTCCGTTGCTTCGGAGGCCAGCCCGGCATCGGCCGCGCAACCGGCTTCGTCCGAGGACCTGGGCCTCAACCCCCGGCAAAAGGAAGCCTGGGACGTCATTCGCAGGCAGGGCACCGTCACCCGCAAGCAGTATCAGGACCTGGTCGGGGGCAATCTTCCCACCCGCACCGCCATCTATGATCTCCAGGATTTCGTGAAACGCGGGATTCTGGTCAAGAAGGGCAAAGGTCCGTCTACCCGATACGAGGTGGTTTGCGAGTAG
- a CDS encoding sensor histidine kinase, with amino-acid sequence MLLITMIVIPTIPLLISAAVGFYSFAGASKQFATSSIRQAAVDRAKLIDEFLHERRSDLVSFLALIPADDPAGDTTAEEVATWLRVGGQVFQDMGLIDPNGKHAAYVGPFGLADKNYKDANWYKETLDNGFYISDVFLGYRKVPHFVVAVARRIDGQVWILRATVNPTFFGNMVNAPGIGDSGEAYILNQAGVLQTSRRSGGALLERDAYPYPAQTENLISFTGSDGGEDYLFASARLNDGNWRLVVRQKKEEAFQPVLMAGYTVVVVLLCGGGVIIALALIVSRRLSETLHSQAEAVNKLEAQLLQAARLAELGEMAAGFAHEINNPLQIMKTDLALLELTLKDVTDVCANREACDELKEIAEQFQIQIGRCAAITREILRFGRQDAPQVQDVDLTDFLPKVGSMIQNKATVNGIEVTCEVAPDVPNVLADPGQLQQVMINLLNNAIHAVVDRHGSKGGRVEVVARNDERGRAVVTVSDNGCGINQESMSKIFMPFFTTKAPGQGTGLGLSVCHSIIDSLGGELTVESAKGEGTTFTVRIPGKRA; translated from the coding sequence TTGCTCCTCATCACCATGATCGTCATCCCGACGATCCCCCTGCTCATATCGGCAGCCGTCGGATTTTACTCCTTTGCGGGAGCTTCCAAACAGTTCGCCACCTCGTCCATCCGGCAGGCGGCAGTGGATCGGGCCAAGCTCATCGACGAATTTCTGCACGAGCGGCGCAGCGACTTGGTATCGTTCCTCGCCCTGATCCCGGCGGACGATCCGGCCGGTGACACGACCGCGGAGGAAGTGGCCACATGGCTCAGGGTCGGCGGACAGGTCTTCCAGGACATGGGACTCATCGACCCCAACGGCAAGCACGCCGCCTACGTCGGCCCCTTCGGCCTTGCCGACAAGAACTACAAGGACGCGAACTGGTACAAGGAAACGCTGGATAACGGCTTCTACATCAGCGACGTATTCCTCGGATACCGCAAGGTTCCCCACTTCGTCGTCGCCGTGGCCAGGCGCATAGACGGCCAGGTCTGGATACTCAGAGCCACGGTCAACCCCACGTTTTTCGGCAACATGGTCAATGCGCCCGGCATCGGCGATTCGGGCGAGGCATATATCCTGAACCAGGCGGGCGTGTTGCAGACCAGCCGCAGGTCCGGCGGCGCGTTGCTTGAGCGGGACGCCTATCCTTACCCGGCACAGACCGAAAACCTCATCTCCTTCACAGGTTCGGACGGCGGCGAGGATTACCTGTTCGCCTCGGCCCGGCTCAACGACGGCAATTGGCGGCTCGTCGTCCGCCAGAAGAAGGAAGAGGCCTTCCAGCCCGTGCTCATGGCGGGATACACCGTGGTTGTCGTACTGCTCTGCGGCGGCGGAGTAATCATAGCCCTTGCCCTGATCGTCAGCCGCCGCTTGTCCGAGACCCTCCACAGTCAGGCGGAGGCGGTCAACAAGCTTGAAGCCCAATTGCTCCAGGCCGCACGCCTTGCCGAACTGGGCGAGATGGCCGCCGGATTTGCCCACGAGATCAATAACCCGCTCCAGATCATGAAAACCGACCTCGCCCTGCTGGAGCTTACCCTCAAGGACGTAACCGACGTCTGCGCCAATCGCGAGGCATGTGACGAACTCAAGGAGATCGCCGAACAATTCCAGATACAGATCGGACGTTGCGCCGCCATTACCCGGGAAATCTTGCGCTTCGGCAGGCAGGACGCCCCGCAGGTGCAGGACGTCGACCTGACTGACTTCCTGCCCAAGGTGGGGTCCATGATCCAGAACAAGGCGACGGTCAACGGAATCGAAGTAACCTGCGAAGTGGCTCCGGACGTCCCGAACGTCCTGGCCGACCCCGGCCAGTTGCAGCAGGTCATGATAAACCTCCTGAACAATGCCATCCACGCCGTGGTCGACCGTCACGGCTCAAAGGGCGGCCGCGTTGAAGTCGTGGCCCGCAACGACGAGCGCGGCCGGGCCGTCGTTACCGTGAGCGACAACGGATGCGGCATCAATCAGGAGAGCATGTCCAAGATATTCATGCCCTTCTTCACCACCAAGGCGCCCGGCCAGGGAACGGGGCTGGGTCTCTCCGTCTGCCACTCCATCATCGACTCCCTGGGCGGGGAGTTGACCGTTGAGAGCGCAAAGGGAGAGGGAACCACCTTCACCGTTCGTATCCCCGGCAAGAGGGCGTAG